Proteins encoded by one window of Clostridia bacterium:
- a CDS encoding aminopeptidase translates to MINKEMLTEYARLLVEVGVNIRKGQRLLINAPVDCAEFVRLCATAAYDAGCAEVVVNWSDDYLAREKFLRAEDKIFESFPSWRRDFLMDLADDGAAKLAIYASDPESMKGVDPARLLGWERVAGAAMEDYRNMQMRNDFPWCVASIPIVSWAKKVSPDLSDKEAVDGLWNKIFSALRIDGSGNAVERWREHIATLAARCEKLTSLAFKKLRYSNSIGTDLTIELPDNHVWLGGSEVTTKGQVFVANMPTEEVFTAPKRDGVNGRVVASMPLVKDGNVINGIVMEFKDGRIVSATARTNEDILKAAIAVDEGASYLGEVALVPFKSPISDMKTLFYNTLFDENASCHLAFGDAYPCVAGGASMSREELNAAGLNSSVTHEDFMVGTADLSIVGVGADGKETPVFIDGNFAL, encoded by the coding sequence ATGATTAACAAAGAAATGCTTACAGAATACGCGCGGCTGCTCGTTGAAGTCGGCGTAAATATCCGAAAAGGCCAGCGCCTTCTCATCAACGCGCCCGTCGACTGCGCTGAGTTTGTGCGTCTTTGCGCAACGGCAGCCTACGACGCCGGATGCGCGGAAGTTGTCGTGAACTGGTCGGACGATTATCTCGCGCGCGAGAAGTTCCTTCGCGCCGAAGACAAGATTTTTGAATCATTCCCGTCATGGAGACGCGACTTCCTTATGGATCTCGCGGACGACGGCGCGGCAAAGCTCGCGATCTACGCGTCCGACCCGGAAAGTATGAAGGGCGTCGACCCCGCCCGTCTGCTTGGATGGGAGCGCGTCGCGGGCGCCGCTATGGAAGACTACCGCAATATGCAGATGCGCAACGACTTCCCGTGGTGCGTCGCTTCGATCCCGATCGTATCGTGGGCGAAAAAGGTATCGCCAGACCTTTCTGACAAAGAAGCCGTCGACGGCCTGTGGAACAAGATCTTTTCCGCGCTTCGCATCGACGGAAGCGGAAACGCGGTCGAACGCTGGCGCGAACACATCGCCACCCTTGCGGCGAGATGCGAAAAGCTCACTTCCCTCGCCTTCAAAAAGCTGCGTTACTCTAATTCCATAGGCACCGATCTGACGATAGAACTGCCCGATAACCACGTATGGCTCGGCGGCAGCGAAGTTACGACGAAAGGACAGGTCTTCGTCGCGAATATGCCGACTGAAGAGGTTTTCACCGCGCCGAAGCGCGACGGAGTCAACGGCAGAGTCGTCGCCTCCATGCCGCTGGTCAAGGACGGCAACGTCATCAACGGCATAGTTATGGAATTCAAAGACGGCAGGATTGTAAGCGCGACCGCAAGGACAAACGAAGATATCCTCAAAGCCGCGATCGCGGTCGACGAAGGCGCGAGCTACCTCGGCGAAGTCGCCCTCGTGCCCTTCAAATCGCCGATATCCGATATGAAAACGCTGTTTTACAACACGCTCTTTGACGAAAACGCATCCTGCCACCTTGCCTTCGGCGACGCTTATCCCTGCGTCGCGGGCGGGGCGTCCATGTCGCGCGAAGAGTTGAACGCCGCCGGGCTTAACTCATCCGTCACGCACGAGGACTTTATGGTCGGCACGGCTGACCTCTCGATCGTCGGCGTCGGCGCGGACGGCAAAGAAACGCCGGTCTTTATCGACGGCAATTTCGCTCTGTAA
- a CDS encoding 4-(cytidine 5'-diphospho)-2-C-methyl-D-erythritol kinase, which produces MITLKAHAKINLTLDVTGFTDNGYHSLSMIMQSVALADVITIDSISEGILFSSGSTRIPVNENNLVFKTARLFLDTMSLPHNVHIDLKKRIPVSAGLAGGSADAAAVLVGLNKFFDCGLSLDELKELGLKLGADVPFCLTGGTALCEGVGEIITKLPDMPDCYILIAKPLRGMSTPKAFALYDEYGGSLPEVNNTAAVNALNEGDLDTLCLHMANKLQPITESCVGTVRHIAEKLLENGAKASCMSGSGTSVFGVFDSRIIAEKCKKRLHKPILSYITTPSKTGVTII; this is translated from the coding sequence ATGATAACTCTCAAGGCACACGCAAAAATAAACCTTACGCTCGACGTGACGGGCTTCACGGATAACGGATACCACTCTCTTTCGATGATAATGCAGTCGGTCGCGCTCGCCGACGTAATAACTATCGACAGCATTTCAGAAGGCATCCTCTTTTCATCCGGAAGCACGCGCATACCCGTAAACGAAAACAACCTCGTGTTCAAGACCGCGAGGTTGTTTCTTGATACCATGTCGCTGCCGCACAACGTGCATATCGACCTCAAAAAGCGGATACCGGTTTCCGCCGGACTTGCCGGAGGAAGCGCGGACGCCGCGGCGGTGCTCGTCGGTCTGAATAAATTCTTTGATTGCGGACTCTCGCTTGACGAGCTGAAAGAGCTTGGTTTGAAACTCGGCGCGGACGTTCCGTTCTGCCTTACGGGCGGAACGGCGCTCTGCGAAGGCGTCGGCGAAATAATAACGAAGCTTCCCGATATGCCCGACTGCTATATTCTTATCGCAAAGCCCTTGCGCGGAATGTCTACTCCCAAAGCATTCGCGCTATATGACGAATACGGCGGATCGCTTCCCGAAGTGAACAACACGGCCGCCGTCAACGCGCTGAACGAAGGCGATCTCGACACTCTGTGCCTGCATATGGCGAACAAACTGCAGCCGATAACCGAAAGCTGCGTCGGCACAGTCAGGCATATCGCCGAAAAGCTCCTCGAAAACGGCGCGAAAGCGTCCTGCATGTCCGGCAGCGGAACTTCCGTCTTCGGCGTTTTCGATTCGCGCATCATCGCGGAAAAGTGTAAAAAACGCCTCCACAAGCCGATACTGTCATATATAACCACGCCTTCAAAAACCGGCGTGACGATAATTTGA
- a CDS encoding aminotransferase class I/II-fold pyridoxal phosphate-dependent enzyme — MDYDKILNPAVCAIKPSGIRRFFDIAAEMDDVITLGVGEPDFMTPWHIREAGIYSLETGKTFYTANRGLAPLRDEISRYLSRRFGLNYDPKSEVVVTVGGSEAIDIAIRALVSPGDEVLIPEPSFVCYSPITSLAGGVPVPVPTREENEFRLTVDDIKPLITPKTKLLVLPFPNNPTGAVMRKSDLEALAGFLRGTDIMILSDEIYGELTYTGEGHVSIASIDGMRERTVLVSGFSKAYAMTGWRLGYACAPAPILKQMLKIHQFCIMCAPTSAQYAAIEALRDGDEDIANMRESYDMRRKLVVDGLRKLGLPCFEPLGAFYVFPNVSKLGLTSEEFCTRLLHSKKVAVVPGNAFGASGEGFVRISYSYSVNHLVEALERIGTFIAELKK, encoded by the coding sequence ATGGATTACGATAAGATTCTCAACCCCGCAGTATGCGCGATCAAACCGTCGGGCATAAGAAGGTTCTTCGACATCGCCGCCGAAATGGACGACGTTATAACGCTCGGCGTCGGAGAACCCGACTTCATGACCCCGTGGCACATTCGCGAAGCGGGCATATATTCGCTTGAAACGGGCAAGACCTTCTACACCGCCAACCGCGGTCTTGCTCCGCTTCGCGATGAGATAAGCCGCTACCTTTCGCGGCGCTTCGGGCTGAATTACGATCCAAAGTCCGAAGTCGTCGTTACCGTAGGCGGCAGCGAGGCGATAGATATAGCGATACGCGCGCTGGTTTCTCCGGGCGACGAAGTTCTCATTCCGGAGCCGTCCTTCGTCTGTTATTCGCCGATAACGTCCCTCGCGGGCGGCGTTCCCGTTCCCGTTCCCACGCGTGAGGAAAACGAATTCCGGCTGACCGTCGACGACATTAAGCCGCTTATTACGCCTAAAACAAAACTGCTGGTACTCCCCTTCCCGAACAATCCGACCGGCGCGGTAATGCGCAAAAGCGACCTCGAAGCTCTCGCGGGTTTCCTGCGCGGAACGGATATAATGATTCTCTCCGACGAGATTTACGGCGAGCTTACCTATACCGGCGAAGGCCACGTTTCCATCGCCTCGATAGACGGTATGCGCGAGCGCACCGTCCTCGTCAGCGGATTCTCGAAGGCGTACGCGATGACCGGCTGGCGCCTCGGATACGCCTGCGCTCCCGCTCCGATATTAAAGCAGATGCTGAAGATACATCAGTTCTGCATCATGTGCGCGCCAACGTCTGCGCAGTACGCCGCGATAGAGGCGCTGCGCGACGGCGATGAAGACATCGCGAATATGCGCGAAAGCTACGATATGCGCCGCAAGCTCGTCGTCGACGGACTCCGCAAGCTCGGGCTCCCCTGCTTCGAGCCGCTCGGAGCGTTCTACGTTTTCCCGAATGTCTCAAAACTCGGACTCACGAGCGAAGAATTCTGCACCCGCCTGCTCCATTCAAAGAAGGTCGCGGTCGTACCGGGAAACGCCTTCGGCGCATCCGGCGAAGGATTCGTACGCATTTCCTACTCCTACTCCGTCAACCACCTTGTTGAAGCTCTCGAAAGGATCGGCACGTTCATTGCCGAACTGAAGAAATGA
- a CDS encoding Lrp/AsnC family transcriptional regulator — MLKLLELLKNNAKLTNEQLASMLGMSVEEVAKTVAELEKNKTIVCYSAVVNWDKTEKDTTTALIEIKVTPQRGHGFEAVAERIFQFPEVKSLYLVSGAYDFLAVVEGKTLKDVATFVSSRLAPLEQILSCATHFMLKKYKDDGVVFVENEPPVREEGLF, encoded by the coding sequence ATGTTAAAGCTGCTTGAACTTCTCAAAAACAATGCAAAACTTACGAACGAACAGCTCGCCAGTATGCTCGGAATGAGCGTTGAAGAGGTCGCGAAAACCGTTGCGGAGCTCGAAAAGAACAAGACCATCGTTTGCTACTCCGCCGTAGTCAACTGGGACAAAACCGAAAAGGACACCACCACCGCACTTATAGAGATCAAGGTCACTCCGCAGCGCGGACACGGCTTCGAGGCAGTCGCCGAACGCATCTTCCAATTCCCCGAGGTGAAGAGCTTGTATCTCGTTTCCGGCGCCTACGATTTCCTCGCGGTCGTCGAGGGAAAGACGCTGAAGGACGTCGCGACCTTCGTTTCCTCCCGCCTCGCTCCTCTCGAACAGATACTCTCCTGCGCGACGCACTTTATGCTCAAGAAATACAAGGATGACGGCGTTGTTTTCGTTGAAAACGAGCCGCCGGTCCGTGAGGAAGGCCTGTTCTGA
- a CDS encoding histidinol-phosphatase HisJ family protein encodes MSTLATIERTHPAPLPSPFATDEIKKLADYHTHTEASPDSKENIFNVCSAAVKAGLAEICITDHYDCGYKECRDVLAASYASIARAALEFEPVLKVKRGAEVGEATQNHDDERYLLDNYKFDCLLGSMHNIRGNVDFYFMEALPDPEGMLKMYFEEIIEMCETCDFDVLAHLTYPMRYKGFLGIKDLSLFDKEISRIFRLVVDSGRALEINTGGVRNHDYRVTDPWPDLVRLYKSFGGEMITIGSDAHTADVVAADFNVAVDIAKAAGFTHYTVYNDRKPKLVEF; translated from the coding sequence ATGAGTACGCTCGCAACTATCGAAAGAACACATCCCGCCCCGCTTCCGTCCCCCTTTGCGACTGATGAAATCAAGAAACTCGCAGACTATCATACTCATACCGAAGCGTCGCCGGATTCTAAAGAGAATATATTCAACGTCTGTTCCGCCGCAGTCAAAGCCGGGCTTGCCGAGATCTGTATTACAGACCACTATGACTGCGGATATAAAGAGTGCCGCGACGTCCTCGCCGCGTCCTACGCTTCAATAGCGCGGGCGGCGCTTGAATTCGAACCGGTGTTGAAGGTAAAGAGAGGCGCCGAGGTCGGCGAAGCCACGCAGAATCACGACGATGAGCGTTATCTGCTCGACAACTACAAGTTCGACTGCCTGCTCGGGTCGATGCACAATATCCGCGGAAACGTCGACTTCTATTTTATGGAAGCCCTTCCCGATCCCGAAGGCATGCTGAAGATGTATTTTGAGGAGATTATCGAAATGTGCGAGACCTGCGATTTCGACGTGCTCGCGCATCTGACCTATCCCATGCGGTACAAAGGTTTCCTCGGGATAAAAGACCTTTCCCTTTTCGACAAAGAAATAAGCCGCATCTTCCGCCTCGTAGTCGATTCAGGCAGAGCGCTGGAAATCAACACCGGCGGAGTTCGCAATCACGACTATCGCGTCACTGATCCCTGGCCTGACCTCGTTCGGCTCTATAAATCTTTCGGCGGCGAAATGATCACGATCGGCTCCGACGCACACACTGCCGACGTCGTCGCCGCGGATTTCAACGTTGCCGTCGATATCGCGAAGGCGGCAGGATTCACCCATTACACCGTCTATAATGACCGCAAGCCAAAGCTTGTCGAATTCTGA
- a CDS encoding 4Fe-4S dicluster domain-containing protein: protein MAKITVDENVCKGCGLCADACPKKIIKLSDSKFNKKGYPVAEMTDEKSCIGCAFCATMCPDTAITVEK, encoded by the coding sequence ATGGCAAAAATCACAGTAGACGAAAACGTCTGTAAGGGATGCGGTCTTTGCGCGGACGCCTGTCCGAAAAAGATAATCAAACTCTCTGACAGCAAATTCAACAAAAAGGGCTATCCCGTCGCCGAAATGACCGACGAGAAAAGCTGCATCGGCTGCGCCTTCTGCGCGACCATGTGCCCGGATACGGCTATAACTGTCGAAAAGTAG
- a CDS encoding 3-methyl-2-oxobutanoate dehydrogenase subunit VorB: protein MSEKVLMKGNEAVAESAIRAGCRHFFGYPITPQTEVAAYFAKRMPKIGGTYLQAESEIAAINMVLGAGGSGARAMTSSSSPGISLKTEGISYICGSDVPCVIMNIERGGPGLGGIQPSQSDYYQATKAPGHGDLHVIVLAPSGVQEMADITYNAFDLAEKYRMPCLILGDGILGQMMEPVELPEPKEVSAADKPWAACGHGNKREHNIINSLYLDPAELENKVRARYERYAQIEENEVRYEEYKTEDADIIITAFGATSRVAKSAINTARDMGIKAGLIRPITLWPFPKKIIAKRAETAKAFLSVEMNMGQMVDDVRLAVNGKKPVYFFGRTGGIVPTAEEIIAELEKINGGAK, encoded by the coding sequence ATGAGCGAAAAAGTATTGATGAAGGGCAACGAAGCCGTTGCGGAATCGGCGATAAGAGCCGGCTGCAGACACTTCTTCGGCTATCCGATAACGCCTCAGACGGAAGTCGCGGCGTATTTCGCGAAGCGTATGCCCAAAATAGGCGGAACGTATCTCCAGGCGGAGAGCGAAATTGCCGCTATAAACATGGTGCTCGGAGCCGGCGGCTCAGGCGCGAGAGCGATGACTTCTTCGTCTTCGCCCGGAATCAGTCTTAAAACCGAGGGTATTTCTTATATCTGCGGTTCCGACGTTCCGTGCGTTATTATGAATATCGAGCGCGGCGGCCCCGGACTCGGCGGAATTCAGCCCTCTCAGTCCGACTATTATCAGGCGACGAAAGCCCCCGGCCACGGCGATCTTCACGTCATCGTCCTCGCTCCGTCCGGAGTTCAGGAGATGGCGGATATCACCTATAACGCCTTCGATCTCGCGGAAAAATACCGTATGCCTTGCCTTATCCTCGGCGACGGCATACTGGGGCAGATGATGGAGCCCGTGGAGCTTCCCGAGCCGAAGGAAGTCTCGGCGGCCGATAAGCCCTGGGCCGCCTGCGGTCACGGAAACAAGCGTGAGCACAATATCATCAACTCGCTTTACCTCGACCCTGCGGAGCTTGAAAACAAGGTGAGAGCGAGATATGAGCGCTACGCGCAGATAGAGGAAAACGAGGTCCGTTACGAAGAGTATAAGACCGAGGACGCCGATATCATCATAACCGCGTTCGGCGCTACCTCCAGAGTCGCCAAAAGCGCGATCAATACCGCGCGAGATATGGGAATAAAGGCGGGACTAATTCGGCCCATCACGCTTTGGCCGTTCCCGAAAAAGATCATAGCGAAGCGTGCCGAAACGGCAAAAGCGTTCCTTTCGGTCGAAATGAATATGGGGCAGATGGTCGACGACGTCCGTCTCGCCGTCAACGGCAAAAAGCCCGTATACTTCTTCGGCCGCACCGGCGGAATCGTTCCCACGGCGGAAGAGATTATCGCCGAGCTTGAAAAGATCAACGGAGGTGCGAAATGA
- a CDS encoding 2-oxoglutarate oxidoreductase has translation MSIVFKKTSMLTDAPLSYCPGCTHGIITRLVAEVVDEMGLAGDTIGIAPVGCSVLAYNFFSCDMIQAPHGRAPAVATGVKRAHPDKTVFTYQGDGDLAAIGTAETIHSGARGENICIFFVNNAIYGMTGGQVAPTSLPGQVTQTTPYGRDVKYSGNPIRVCEMMATVTGTAYVERVAVDCVKNVRHAKEAIRKAFTMQQEKKGLSLVEFLSTCPTNWGLTPVKALEWLRENLMAYYPLGVYKDVTAEEEAK, from the coding sequence ATGAGCATCGTATTCAAAAAGACAAGTATGCTGACCGATGCGCCGCTGTCGTATTGCCCCGGCTGCACTCACGGAATAATCACGCGCCTCGTCGCGGAGGTCGTTGACGAGATGGGACTCGCCGGCGATACCATCGGTATCGCGCCGGTCGGATGCTCCGTCCTCGCGTATAACTTCTTCTCCTGCGATATGATCCAGGCGCCTCACGGACGCGCTCCGGCAGTCGCTACCGGCGTTAAGAGAGCGCATCCCGACAAGACCGTCTTCACCTATCAGGGAGACGGAGACCTCGCCGCGATCGGTACCGCCGAAACTATCCATTCCGGCGCGCGCGGAGAGAATATATGCATTTTCTTCGTCAACAACGCTATCTACGGTATGACCGGCGGTCAGGTCGCTCCCACGAGTCTGCCCGGACAGGTCACGCAGACCACTCCCTACGGCCGTGACGTCAAGTATTCCGGCAACCCCATCCGCGTATGCGAAATGATGGCTACGGTTACCGGCACGGCTTACGTCGAAAGAGTCGCGGTCGACTGCGTCAAGAACGTCCGCCACGCTAAAGAAGCCATACGCAAGGCGTTCACCATGCAGCAGGAGAAGAAGGGCCTTTCGCTCGTCGAATTCCTTTCTACCTGTCCGACAAACTGGGGACTCACCCCGGTCAAAGCGCTTGAGTGGCTTCGCGAGAATCTCATGGCGTATTATCCGCTCGGCGTTTATAAAGACGTCACCGCAGAGGAGGAAGCGAAATGA
- a CDS encoding 2-oxoacid:acceptor oxidoreductase family protein — MIDTSIIIAGFGGQGILFTGKVLAYAGMVDGINVSHLPSYGPEMRGGTANCTVCLCEEPVASPLVTRPDMIIVMNQPSYDKFKGCVKKGGKIFLDSSLISEWEEVEGVESFAIPATELARNNDLKGLANMIMLGKVLKETSIFGVPEIEAGLKKAVPEKKAHLIPSNVKAVELGMSL, encoded by the coding sequence ATGATTGACACCAGTATCATAATCGCCGGTTTCGGCGGGCAGGGTATACTCTTCACCGGCAAGGTGCTCGCTTACGCGGGAATGGTTGACGGCATCAACGTTTCGCACCTGCCGTCATACGGCCCCGAAATGCGCGGCGGCACCGCCAACTGCACCGTCTGCCTCTGCGAAGAGCCCGTCGCTTCTCCGCTCGTGACGCGTCCCGATATGATCATCGTGATGAACCAGCCCTCTTACGACAAGTTTAAGGGCTGCGTGAAAAAGGGTGGCAAGATATTCCTCGACAGCTCGCTCATTTCCGAGTGGGAGGAAGTGGAAGGCGTGGAATCATTCGCGATCCCCGCGACCGAACTCGCGAGAAACAACGACCTGAAAGGTCTCGCCAACATGATAATGCTCGGCAAGGTTCTTAAAGAGACCAGCATTTTCGGCGTTCCGGAAATCGAGGCCGGACTTAAAAAGGCCGTTCCCGAAAAGAAAGCGCACCTGATACCCTCCAACGTCAAAGCCGTCGAACTCGGTATGTCGCTATGA
- a CDS encoding 2-C-methyl-D-erythritol 2,4-cyclodiphosphate synthase, whose protein sequence is MTGRIGAVIAAAGSSARMGGIDKMLALVGGMPVIARTCLAFEANGNVSEIVVVAKSDNVAAVREILDGCGISKLKAVVAGGETRAESVRNGVNRLSDCEYIAIHDGARPFVSQKLINECAETAYEHGSAVPVIPSFDTLKTVSDGVVTGTVDRSAVYRVQTPQIFKTELYVKALDKFADSGFTDDCAMLEEAGENVAVCGGDEENIKITVPSDLKYGTFLAEGDNKVIRTGFGYDVHRLVEGRKLILCGVDVPFEKGLLGHSDADVALHALMDALLGAAALGDIGGLFPDNDDKYAGANSMNLLNTVVDIVFDNGYTIGNIDVTIIAQRPKLAPFIDEMRRYIASACRIETGCVSVKATTEEGLGFTGSGEGISATAVCTLNGKT, encoded by the coding sequence ATGACCGGACGTATCGGAGCGGTTATCGCCGCCGCGGGAAGCTCCGCCAGGATGGGCGGAATCGATAAGATGCTTGCGCTCGTCGGCGGTATGCCGGTGATAGCGCGAACTTGTCTTGCCTTCGAGGCGAACGGTAACGTTTCCGAAATCGTTGTAGTTGCAAAAAGTGATAACGTCGCCGCCGTCAGGGAAATCCTTGACGGCTGCGGCATTTCAAAGCTGAAGGCGGTCGTCGCGGGCGGCGAAACGCGCGCTGAATCCGTCAGAAACGGCGTGAACCGGCTTTCCGATTGCGAGTATATCGCCATTCACGACGGCGCCAGACCGTTCGTTTCGCAAAAACTGATTAATGAATGTGCCGAAACCGCGTATGAACACGGATCTGCTGTTCCTGTTATACCTTCTTTTGACACTCTTAAAACCGTCTCGGACGGAGTCGTTACCGGAACAGTAGACAGAAGCGCCGTTTACCGTGTGCAAACACCGCAGATCTTCAAAACGGAGCTTTACGTCAAAGCGCTTGACAAGTTTGCCGACAGCGGATTCACGGACGACTGCGCCATGCTTGAGGAGGCAGGTGAAAACGTCGCAGTTTGCGGCGGCGACGAGGAGAATATCAAAATCACCGTGCCGTCAGACTTGAAATACGGTACATTCCTTGCGGAAGGGGATAATAAAGTGATAAGAACCGGTTTCGGATATGACGTACACCGCCTCGTCGAAGGCAGAAAGCTGATTCTTTGCGGCGTTGACGTTCCGTTCGAAAAAGGATTGCTCGGGCATTCAGATGCCGACGTCGCGCTGCACGCGCTTATGGACGCCTTACTCGGAGCCGCGGCGCTCGGAGATATCGGCGGACTTTTCCCGGACAACGACGACAAATACGCAGGCGCAAACAGTATGAATCTGCTGAACACCGTCGTTGACATTGTTTTTGACAACGGGTATACAATCGGCAATATAGATGTTACGATCATTGCGCAGCGCCCGAAGCTTGCTCCGTTTATCGATGAAATGAGACGCTATATCGCTTCGGCGTGCCGGATCGAGACCGGGTGCGTGAGTGTCAAGGCGACCACGGAGGAAGGACTCGGTTTCACCGGTTCAGGCGAAGGCATTTCGGCAACTGCCGTTTGCACGTTAAACGGCAAAACGTAA
- a CDS encoding aminotransferase class V-fold PLP-dependent enzyme, which yields MIELIYFDNAATTFPKPNAVINAVINTARRRCGNPGRGGHALARAADAEVYRCRKAIKEFFNAPSTDSVVFTNNTTAALNTCIFGLINSGDRVITTDYEHNSVRRPLHRLNGVTVRKAKVDFDSADATLAEFKKMLADGAEWLVVSHASNVCGKTIPLREICVAAHMAGTRVIVDAAQSAGYLKINVDADKIDYLCAPGHKGLYGPQGTGFIIINGAAPKPLLVGGTGSNSLSPDQPDYTPDALESGTLNVPAISGLREGISYLNSIGAENLHKREISLVQRAYRGLESINGVILYTSAPSLNDSPVLTFNLKGKTSFEAARLYDNYGICLRAGYHCAPDAHAKLGTSEYGTVRLSVGAFNTAREIDYFLKITQKILK from the coding sequence GTGATTGAATTGATATACTTTGATAACGCGGCGACGACTTTTCCAAAGCCGAACGCCGTTATTAACGCCGTTATCAATACGGCGCGAAGGCGCTGCGGCAATCCCGGCAGGGGAGGGCACGCGCTTGCCCGCGCCGCCGACGCCGAAGTTTACCGTTGCAGAAAGGCAATCAAAGAATTCTTTAACGCGCCGTCAACAGACAGCGTTGTGTTTACGAATAACACAACCGCGGCGCTTAACACCTGCATTTTCGGATTGATTAATTCCGGAGACCGCGTTATTACCACAGATTATGAGCATAATTCCGTCAGACGCCCGCTTCATCGTCTGAACGGGGTAACCGTCAGAAAAGCAAAGGTGGACTTTGACAGCGCCGACGCAACACTCGCGGAGTTCAAAAAAATGCTTGCCGACGGCGCGGAATGGCTTGTTGTTTCACACGCGTCAAACGTATGCGGCAAAACGATACCGTTGCGCGAAATATGCGTTGCCGCGCACATGGCGGGAACGCGCGTCATCGTTGACGCCGCGCAGTCGGCCGGTTACCTGAAAATCAACGTTGATGCAGATAAAATAGATTATTTGTGCGCGCCCGGACACAAGGGACTGTACGGACCGCAAGGCACCGGCTTTATCATTATAAACGGTGCAGCGCCTAAACCTTTGCTTGTCGGCGGGACAGGGAGCAATTCGTTATCTCCGGATCAGCCGGATTACACTCCGGACGCGCTTGAAAGCGGGACGCTGAACGTTCCCGCGATCAGCGGACTACGTGAGGGGATAAGCTATTTGAATTCTATCGGAGCAGAGAACCTTCACAAGCGCGAGATTTCTCTTGTTCAAAGAGCGTATCGCGGGCTCGAAAGCATAAACGGGGTTATTCTTTACACTTCCGCGCCTTCCTTGAACGACTCGCCGGTGCTTACGTTCAACCTGAAAGGGAAGACTTCATTTGAAGCCGCACGGCTTTATGATAATTACGGAATATGCCTTCGCGCAGGATACCATTGTGCGCCCGACGCCCATGCGAAACTCGGTACTTCAGAGTACGGAACGGTCCGTTTGAGTGTCGGAGCGTTCAATACGGCGCGCGAAATCGATTATTTCCTCAAAATCACGCAAAAAATATTAAAATAA